One window from the genome of Bifidobacteriaceae bacterium encodes:
- the rph gene encoding ribonuclease PH encodes MTGFTRADGRTVDQLRNVAIERGWLETAEGSALITCGNTRVLCAASFSPGVPRWRRGTGEGWVTAEYSMLPRATAERTDRESVRGKIGGRTHEISRLIGRALRAVVDLRALGENTIQLDCDVLQADGGTRTASITGAYVALADAVEWARAKGYVGKSAAALTGSVAAVSVGIVGGTPMLDLPYSEDVRAETDMNVVADGSGKFVEVQGTAERAPFSRVELDRLLDLALTGCAQLARLQAQVLAG; translated from the coding sequence GTGACTGGATTCACTCGGGCCGATGGCCGCACAGTAGACCAACTTCGAAACGTGGCGATTGAGCGCGGCTGGCTGGAGACCGCCGAGGGTTCCGCGCTGATAACGTGCGGGAACACGCGGGTGTTGTGCGCGGCATCGTTCAGCCCCGGCGTGCCCCGGTGGCGGCGCGGCACCGGGGAGGGCTGGGTGACGGCCGAATACTCGATGCTGCCGCGCGCCACCGCCGAACGGACGGACCGCGAATCGGTGCGCGGGAAGATCGGTGGGCGCACCCACGAGATCTCCCGGCTGATCGGCCGCGCCCTGCGCGCCGTGGTGGACCTGCGCGCGCTCGGCGAGAACACCATCCAACTGGACTGCGACGTGCTGCAGGCGGACGGCGGGACGCGCACCGCCTCGATCACGGGGGCCTACGTCGCATTGGCCGATGCCGTCGAGTGGGCCCGCGCCAAAGGTTACGTCGGGAAGTCGGCGGCGGCGTTGACCGGGTCGGTCGCGGCCGTTTCCGTTGGGATTGTGGGCGGAACGCCAATGCTGGACTTGCCGTACTCCGAGGACGTCCGTGCCGAAACCGACATGAATGTGGTCGCGGACGGCTCGGGGAAGTTCGTCGAGGTCCAGGGGACGGCGGAGCGGGCGCCGTTCTCGCGGGTCGAACTGGACCGGCTGTTGGACTTGGCCCTGACCGGCTGCGCGCAGCTGGCCCGCCTGCAGGCGCAGGTGCTGGCCGGATGA
- a CDS encoding TIGR04255 family protein has protein sequence MDQATYANPSVVLALFQIKHLPTPRVDDQFVAATRRLLADLAPLHRADVPQQIRRNLDPAVAEDSLAFSQPAPLHHFYNRSRDLAITYGPNSLSVEASAYCGWKHFSSAIRTALSLLARPDGTLEIDGIERVGLRYVDEIRVPTDGLEPDWADWIAPDLLAPELPDEFTLVQQQSLILYSVNRGSDSLALRYGAVNGPSAFASTAYLTRAEVQSGPYFLLDTDAFWLPKPGDPLAEPRTEVLMKMADRLHVPAKAAFERSITDRLRARVLNRG, from the coding sequence AAGCACTTGCCGACGCCTCGGGTCGATGATCAGTTCGTCGCCGCGACCAGGCGTTTACTCGCCGACCTCGCCCCGCTGCACCGTGCCGACGTGCCGCAACAGATTCGGCGAAATCTCGATCCTGCGGTCGCAGAAGACTCTTTGGCCTTCTCTCAGCCCGCCCCGTTGCATCACTTCTACAACAGAAGCCGTGATCTCGCGATCACCTATGGACCCAATTCGCTCAGCGTGGAGGCGTCGGCCTACTGCGGGTGGAAGCATTTCTCCTCCGCCATCCGCACGGCCCTCAGCCTCTTGGCCCGCCCCGATGGAACGCTCGAAATCGACGGGATTGAGCGGGTCGGCCTGCGCTACGTGGACGAGATCCGAGTGCCGACTGACGGGCTGGAGCCAGACTGGGCCGACTGGATTGCCCCGGACCTGTTGGCGCCCGAACTGCCGGACGAATTCACCCTGGTGCAACAGCAGTCCCTCATCCTGTACTCGGTGAATCGCGGTTCGGATTCGCTTGCGCTCAGGTACGGTGCCGTCAACGGTCCTTCGGCGTTTGCCTCAACCGCCTACCTGACGAGGGCGGAGGTCCAGTCAGGGCCCTATTTCCTGTTGGACACTGACGCGTTCTGGCTTCCGAAGCCAGGCGACCCCCTTGCGGAGCCCAGGACTGAGGTACTGATGAAAATGGCTGACCGTCTCCACGTCCCGGCCAAAGCCGCATTCGAGCGGTCCATCACGGACCGGCTCAGAGCAAGGGTTCTGAACCGTGGCTAG